In a genomic window of Theropithecus gelada isolate Dixy chromosome 15, Tgel_1.0, whole genome shotgun sequence:
- the LRRC19 gene encoding leucine-rich repeat-containing protein 19, protein MKVTGITILFWPLSMVLLSDKIQSSKREVQCNFTEKNYSLIPADIKKDVTILDLSYNQITLNGTDTRVLQTYFLLTELYLIENNVTVLHNNSFDNLSSLEILNICRNSIYVIQQGAFLGLNKLKQLHLCQNKIEQLNADIFVPLRDLKLLNLQGNLISYLDVPPLFHLELITLYGNLWNCSCSLFNLQNWLNTSNVTLENENITMCSYPNSLKSYNIKTVPPKAECHSKLPSPVTEDLYIHFQPISNSTFNSSLNNLTRNSEHIPLGKSWAFLVGVVVTALTTSLLIFIAIKCPIWYNILLSYNHHRLEEHEAETYEDSFTGNPSSLSQIPETNSEETTVIFEQLHSFVVDDDGFIEDKYIDIHELREEN, encoded by the exons ATGAAAGTCACAGGCATCACAATCCTCTTTTGGCCTCTCTCCATGGTATTATTATCAGACAAAATCCAGTCTTCTAAAAGA gaaGTCCAATGtaatttcactgaaaaaaattattccttgatTCCAGCAGATATCAAGAAAGATGTTACTATACTTGATCTCAGTTATAACCAAATTACTCTTAATGGTACAGACACAAGAGTTCTACAGACATACTTTTTACTCACAGAGCTCTACTTGATTGAGAACAATGTTACTGTCTTACATAATAACAGTTTTGATAACCTCTCCAgtctagaaattttaaatatctgtagAAACTCCATCTATGTAATTCAACAGGGTGCATTTTTAGGcttaaataaactaaaacagTTACATCTCtgccaaaacaaaatagaacaactGAATGCTGATATATTTGTGCCTCTAAGAGACCTAAAACTTCTGAATCTGCAAGGCAATTTGATTAGCTATTTGGATGTACCACCACTATTTCATCTGGAATTAATAACTTTATATGGAAACCTATGGAACTGCTCTTGCAGTCTATTTAATTTGCAGAACTGGTTGAACACATCAAATGTGACGTTAG AAAATGAGAACATCACCATGTGTAGCTACCCCAACAGCCTGAAGAGCTACAATATTAAAACAGTACCTCCTAAGGCTGAATGCCACTCAAAACTTCCTTCACCAGTAACTGAAGatctttatattcattttcagCCCATCAGCAATTCAACATTTAATAGCTCTTTGAACAACTTAACAAGAAATTCAG AACATATACCTCTTGGAAAAAGCTGGGCTTTTCTTGTTGGTGTTGTTGTCACTGCACTGACAACTtcacttctcatttttattgctatCAAATGCCCAATATGGTACAATATTCTGCTTAGTTATAATCATCATCGCCTGGAAGAGCATGAAGCAGAAACCTATGAAGATAGTTTTACTGGAAATCCAAGTTCTCTTTCACAGATACCAGAAACAAACTCTGAAGAAACTACAGTAATATTTGAACAATTACATTCATTTGTGGTAGACGATGATGGATTTATTGAAGACAAATATATAGATATCCATGAATTACgtgaagaaaattaa